The following proteins come from a genomic window of Miscanthus floridulus cultivar M001 chromosome 2, ASM1932011v1, whole genome shotgun sequence:
- the LOC136538576 gene encoding BTB/POZ and MATH domain-containing protein 1-like translates to MPGSSPSPVAGYSVGGDGSHSASAIVAGAVTGSHVLKIVSYSRTKQVPNGQRIDSCHFHLGGHTWFVVYHPNGCAADNVDFISLFLAIHGAVPGKAAKAQVTISLLDQDGKQVPSYTKVTGFVDFAEKGSWGYQKFIERKALEKSEHLRDDSFAVRFDVTVMRDIQAVGTPSVVVPPSDMHRHYGDLLRSKEGADVKFRVGGKTFSAHRLVLSTRSPVFKAELFGPMKESTTTKAIRIEDMEPEVFDALLTFIYTDTLPETKEGEECVMAQHLLVAADRYNLERLKLICEDKLCKYIDTGSAAIILALAEKHNCHGLKDACFAFLSSAKNLDAVMETDGFEYLTVSWPSVLKQLLSKFVPR, encoded by the coding sequence ATGCCGGGATCCTCGCCCTCTCCAGTCGCTGGCTACAGTGTGGGCGGCGACGGCTcgcactccgcctccgccatCGTCGCCGGCGCTGTGACCGGCTCCCACGTGCTCAAGATCGTGTCCTACTCCCGCACCAAGCAGGTCCCCAATGGACAGCGCATCGACTCCTGCCACTTCCACCTGGGAGGGCACACCTGGTTCGTGGTGTATCACCCCAATGGATGCGCCGCCGACAACGTCGATTTCATATCGTTGTTTCTCGCCATCCATGGTGCAGTACCCGGCAAGGCTGCGAAGGCGCAGGTCACCATCAGCTTACTCGACCAGGACGGGAAGCAGGTGCCGTCCTACACCAAAGTCACCGGATTCGTGGACTTCGCGGAGAAAGGGAGCTGGGGATACCAAAAGTTCATCGAGAGGAAAGCTCTGGAGAAATCCGAGCATCTCAGGGATGACTCCTTCGCCGTCAGGTTCGATGTGACCGTCATGAGGGACATCCAAGCCGTGGGAACGCCGTCGGTGGTCGTGCCGCCGTCCGACATGCACCGGCACTACGGTGATCTCCTGCGCAGCAAGGAGGGCGCCGATGTCAAATTCCGAGTCGGCGGGAAGACATTCTCTGCTCACCGGCTTGTTCTCTCGACGCGGTCGCCGGTGTTCAAAGCGGAGCTCTTTGGTCCGATGAAAGAGAGCACCACAACCAAGGCCATACGCATCGAAGACATGGAGCCAGAGGTGTTCGATGCGCTGCTCACCTTCATTTACACGGACACCCTGCCAGAGACGAAGGAAGGCGAGGAATGCGTAATGGCTCAGCATCTGCTTGTCGCCGCAGACAGGTATAACCTGGAGAGGCTGAAGTTGATCTGTGAAGACAAACTGTGCAAGTATATCGATACGGGCTCCGCTGCGATCATCCTAGCATTGGCTGAAAAGCACAACTGCCATGGGCTTAAGGATGCATGCTTCGCGTTCCTAAGCTCAGCTAAGAATCTGGATGCAGTCATGGAAACAGATGGTTTTGAGTACTTAACAGTTAGCTGGCCCAGTGTTCTGAAACAGCTGCTCTCCAAATTTGTTCCCCGTTGA
- the LOC136538577 gene encoding patatin-like protein 3 gives MEAYAAMRSPQTKAMGVVDKLSYEIFSLLESKFLFGGGGGAGCLSSSGTGTPARAFLDGGRVRVLSIDGCGGAGAEDALLAAAALARLEAGLREQAGDPDARVADFFDVAAGAGAGAVLAAMLFLTGADGRPRYTAQEALAFVASSVGRKEKNWGCRRGRWAKLFRGCRRGGDRMLRRVFGDATLRDTVAPLLVPCYDLATAAPFVFSRADAVESDSLDFRLRDVCAATGADRGALTDVRSVDGLTAIAAACAGVAAMGNPAAAAVTHVLHNKLEFPLATSVEDILVFSIGTGSSTTVSSGPKPNTPVPPTRAPSPRELARVTDEGVVDMVDESVAMAFGDTCGSNYVRIQAGRKSAPLRAETAVATTEAMLAQRNVESVLFRGRRLSERTNAEKVDTLVTELVKEQERRRSSPFPNVAIKQVATPRLSSATTASSGTTTARTTSSMPSPASWDSRR, from the coding sequence atggAAGCGTACGCGGCAATGCGGTCGCCACAGACGAAAGCCATGGGCGTGGTGGACAAGCTCAGCTACGAGATCTTCTCCCTGCTCGAGAGCAAGTTCctcttcggcggcggcggcggcgccgggtgCCTGTCCTCCTCCGGGACCGGCACGCCGGCCAGAGCGTTTCTTGACGGTGGGCGCGTGCGGGTGCTGTCCATcgacggctgcggcggcgcgggcgccgaGGACGCGCTCCTGGCGGCCGCGGCGCTCGCGAGGCTCGAGGCCGGGCTGCGGGAGCAGGCCGGGGACCCCGACGCGCGCGTCGCCGACTTCTTCGACGTGGCCGCGGGCGCCGGCGCGGGGGCCGTGCTGGCCGCGATGCTGTTCCTGACGGGCGCCGACGGGCGGCCGCGGTACACGGCGCAGGAGGCGCTCGCGTTCGTCGCCAGCAGCGtcgggaggaaggagaagaactgGGGCTGCCGGCGCGGGCGGTGGGCGAAGCTCTTCCGCGGCTGTCGGCGGGGCGGGGACCGCATGCTCCGCCGCGTGTTCGGCGACGCCACGCTCAGGGACACCGTGGCGCCGCTCCTCGTGCCCTGCTACGACCTCGCCACGGCCGCGCCCTTCGTGTTCTCGCGCGCCGACGCCGTCGAGAGCGACAGCCTCGACTTCCGCCTCCGCGACGTCTGCGCCGCGACCGGCGCCGACCGTGGCGCGCTCACCGACGTGAGGTCCGTCGACGGCCTCACGGCCATCGCCGCGGCGTGCGCGGGCGTGGCGGCCATGGGCAACCCGGCAGCCGCCGCCGTTACGCACGTGCTGCACAACAAGCTGGAGTTCCCGCTCGCCACCAGCGTCGAGGACATCCTCGTCTTCTCCATCGGCACCGGCTCGTCCACCACCGTCTCTAGCGGGCCGAAGCCGAACACGCCAGTGCCGCCCACACGCGCACCGTCACCGCGCGAGCTGGCACGCGTCACCGACGAGGGTGTGGTGGACATGGTGGACGAATCAGTGGCCATGGCGTTCGGGGACACGTGTGGAAGCAACTATGTCCGTATCCAGGCCGGCAGAAAATCGGCACCTCTCCGCGCGGAGACGGCGGTCGCTACCACAGAGGCGATGCTGGCGCAGCGGAACGTGGAATCGGTGCTATTCCGCGGGCGGAGGCTGTCGGAGCGGACGAACGCCGAGAAAGTGGACACGCTGGTGACGGAGCTGGTCAAGGAGCAGGAGCGGCGGAGGAGCAGCCCGTTCCCTAACGTGGCCATCAAGCAGGTTGCTACGCCGCGGCTGTCGTCGGCGACCACCGCATCGTCGGGCACCACGACGGCGCGGACAACGTCGTCGATGCCGTCGCCGGCGTCGTGGGATTCTCGCCGATAG
- the LOC136536400 gene encoding uncharacterized protein has translation MRRFRAFIDRAQLDELVLQGHRFTWSNGQGRPTLELLDRFFMTDGWMTTFPQHVLKPLSSDCSNHCPLLLQLQALGPPKRRFRFETFWVKCKGFEEVVARAWASTLDDVDPFRQLDHKLWNVVLELRKWSNAMVGSVRLQLAMAREVIHRFDEQEESRTLDVWELDTRRGLKVKVLGLASLLRTIQRQRSRITFLREGDANTKFFHLQACHRRCQNNIHSLSV, from the coding sequence ATGCGTCGTTTTAGGGCTTTCATTGACAGAGCACAGCTAGACGAGCTCGTGCTGCAGGGCCACCGTTTCACATGGTCGAATGGACAGGGGAGGCCAACCTTGGAGCTGTTGGATAGGTTCTTCATGACGGATGGCTGGATGACGACGTTCCCCCAGCATGTCCTCAAGCCGCTCTCGTCCGACTGCTCTAACCACTGCCCCCTGCTTCTCCAGCTGCAAGCACTCGGGCCGCCTAAGCGGCGGTTCAGATTTGAGACGTTTTGGGTCAAGTGCAAGGGGTTTGAGGAGGTAGTGGCGCGTGCTTGGGCGTCAACGCTTGATGACGTTGACCCATTCCGGCAGCTGGATCACAAGCTGTGGAACGTGGTGTTGGAATTGCGCAAATGGAGTAATGCAATGGTTGGGAGCGTCAGGCTGCAGCTTGCTATGGCTCGTGAGGTGATTCACAGATTTGACGAGCAGGAGGAGTCGCGCACGCTGGACGTGTGGGAGCTGGACACCCGTCGCGGCCTCAAGGTCAAGGTGCTCGGCCTCGCATCTCTACTGCGTACGATCCAACGGCAGCGCTCTAGGATTACGTTTCTACGAGAAGGGGACGCGAATACAAAATTTTTCCACCTGCAGGCGTGCCACCGCCGGTGCCAAAACAACATACACTCCCTCAGCGTCTAG